In Fibrobacterota bacterium, one genomic interval encodes:
- a CDS encoding class I SAM-dependent methyltransferase — MENESLRRLGELRNELEWNPNDQGTAAAMTRLLHELGLVELGREFLKGFVDCHKPDAQLVDLAKELQIPIREWSDPLQSELYLRVLGALPAMTLSGTRPPEKFEYISVLLDTVYGWILKDQERFLFEKVKALPDGAVILEMGACRGKSTVAMAFACVGTRKRIFSVDTFCGNEGLMGKVEEFQPVWEGNLRRFGLEKYATPLRGFTTEMVPQRHLYPPPDFVFIDAAHEYIDVLEDFRNIYPYVKDGGFISFHDVEMGWPGSWRVWKDYAQDLLVDLDYSSSLACGRKVAGRPFRRRPGCPPGFDFAGEVCGEYARIFGPDHALIGALRISLAGEMGSPAAREKLLAADKRIQEEPDPGFHSTLRDLINSKDGGIDGRLRFWYGLSLLRQNRFADALPHFEAAGRVSRPLGADRLAPYLDQIRQGMGDAWPVPPTRSEAALQFQSLIKITDTAFAIGRNASQLLRGLDCASKAIIDKDVSACKKSLYENGIDALGTWDELGEGSGDALLCDGGLECEPEPLSVLRKGFASLAPGGIAIFVVPAGGANGGNAANTSADPLPLYAWNEATLRNLFAAAGFAEAAITGLPDGGGMRIVAQKPA, encoded by the coding sequence ATGGAAAACGAATCCCTGCGACGGCTCGGCGAACTTAGGAACGAGCTGGAGTGGAACCCCAACGATCAGGGGACGGCGGCGGCCATGACCCGGCTTTTGCACGAATTGGGACTGGTGGAATTGGGGCGCGAATTCCTGAAGGGATTCGTCGATTGCCATAAACCGGACGCGCAACTCGTGGACTTGGCCAAGGAATTGCAAATCCCCATCCGGGAGTGGTCCGATCCCCTCCAAAGCGAACTCTACCTGCGCGTCTTGGGTGCGCTTCCCGCGATGACCCTTAGCGGCACGCGGCCTCCGGAAAAGTTCGAATATATAAGCGTACTGCTGGATACCGTATACGGCTGGATCCTGAAAGATCAGGAGCGATTCCTTTTCGAAAAGGTAAAGGCGTTGCCCGATGGCGCCGTGATCCTGGAAATGGGCGCCTGCCGTGGCAAGAGCACGGTCGCCATGGCCTTCGCCTGCGTGGGAACGCGCAAACGGATTTTCTCCGTCGACACCTTCTGCGGAAACGAAGGGTTGATGGGCAAGGTCGAGGAGTTCCAGCCCGTTTGGGAGGGAAACCTGCGGCGCTTCGGCCTGGAAAAATACGCGACGCCTCTGCGCGGATTCACCACCGAGATGGTTCCCCAAAGGCACCTCTATCCCCCTCCGGACTTCGTTTTTATCGACGCCGCGCACGAGTACATCGATGTGCTGGAGGATTTCCGCAACATCTACCCGTACGTAAAGGATGGCGGCTTCATTTCCTTCCATGACGTGGAAATGGGCTGGCCCGGCTCTTGGCGGGTCTGGAAGGATTACGCCCAGGACCTGCTCGTCGATCTGGATTATTCCAGTAGCCTCGCCTGCGGCAGGAAGGTGGCTGGACGGCCGTTCCGGAGACGGCCGGGCTGCCCGCCCGGTTTCGATTTCGCCGGCGAGGTGTGCGGCGAATACGCCCGCATATTTGGCCCTGACCATGCCCTGATCGGGGCCCTGCGGATCAGCCTGGCCGGGGAGATGGGGAGCCCCGCGGCCCGGGAGAAGCTCTTGGCGGCCGACAAGCGCATCCAGGAAGAGCCCGATCCGGGTTTCCACTCCACCCTGCGCGACCTGATCAATTCCAAGGACGGAGGCATAGACGGCCGGCTACGTTTCTGGTACGGGCTAAGCCTGCTCAGGCAGAATAGGTTCGCCGATGCCTTACCGCATTTCGAAGCGGCGGGACGGGTATCCCGGCCTTTGGGCGCCGACCGGCTGGCCCCTTATTTGGATCAAATACGCCAGGGCATGGGAGATGCCTGGCCCGTTCCCCCGACGCGTTCCGAAGCGGCCCTGCAGTTCCAATCCCTGATTAAGATCACGGATACGGCTTTCGCCATCGGAAGGAATGCCTCGCAACTCCTGCGCGGCCTGGACTGCGCCAGCAAGGCGATCATCGATAAGGATGTTTCCGCCTGCAAAAAATCACTTTATGAAAACGGGATCGACGCCTTGGGGACCTGGGATGAATTGGGAGAGGGATCGGGCGATGCCCTGCTCTGCGACGGTGGCCTGGAGTGCGAGCCGGAACCGTTGTCGGTTTTGCGGAAAGGATTCGCGAGCCTGGCGCCGGGCGGCATCGCCATATTCGTCGTGCCCGCGGGAGGCGCGAACGGAGGGAACGCCGCGAATACCTCGGCGGACCCGCTGCCACTCTATGCCTGGAATGAGGCCACCCTGCGTAATCTCTTCGCCGCGGCCGGATTCGCGGAGGCCGCCATTACCGGACTGCCCGACGGCGGCGGGATGCGCATCGTCGCGCAAAAGCCGGCCTAG